The Spirosoma radiotolerans genome has a window encoding:
- a CDS encoding FAD binding domain-containing protein: protein MNPFQFTRVTTPKGAISAITKENGIYFLAGGTNLIDLMKREVIIPERLVDINKLPLATIEKTATGLRIGAMAKNSTVADNELVKKHFPLLSQALNAGASAQLRNMATVGGNMMQRTRCPYFYDTSMPCNKRSPVQAGPDKGQANGPTGCGAIGGHNRMHAIFGASTKCIAVHPSDMCIALVALDVTVNVTGPKGDRKIPFSEFHRLPGDQPQKDTTLQPGELIMSVDLPTNRFAEHSHYLKVRDRASYAFALISVGVGLDMKRGTIQDVRLAMGGVAHKPWRLTAAEEFLKGKPATEANFKQAAMLAMQGAKGYGENDFKLTLAPNSIVDALKAATKTA, encoded by the coding sequence ATGAATCCATTTCAGTTTACGCGGGTTACAACGCCTAAAGGAGCCATTTCGGCGATTACAAAAGAAAACGGCATCTACTTTCTGGCGGGCGGCACTAACCTCATCGACCTGATGAAACGCGAGGTCATCATTCCTGAACGGCTGGTCGACATCAACAAGCTCCCCCTGGCCACGATTGAAAAAACGGCCACTGGTCTACGGATCGGGGCCATGGCAAAAAACTCTACTGTGGCCGATAATGAGCTGGTGAAGAAACACTTTCCGCTGTTATCGCAGGCGCTGAACGCGGGCGCTTCGGCGCAACTTCGGAACATGGCTACGGTGGGCGGCAACATGATGCAACGTACCCGTTGCCCGTATTTCTACGATACATCAATGCCCTGCAACAAACGTAGCCCAGTTCAGGCTGGCCCCGACAAAGGACAGGCCAACGGGCCGACCGGTTGCGGAGCTATTGGCGGTCACAACCGGATGCACGCCATATTTGGAGCGTCTACGAAATGCATCGCCGTTCACCCGAGCGATATGTGCATTGCGCTCGTAGCACTGGATGTGACGGTGAATGTGACGGGACCCAAGGGCGACCGTAAAATTCCGTTCAGCGAGTTCCACCGGCTACCTGGCGACCAGCCGCAGAAAGATACTACCCTGCAGCCCGGTGAACTGATTATGTCGGTTGATCTACCCACGAACCGGTTCGCGGAACATTCGCACTACCTGAAAGTGAGGGATCGGGCCTCGTATGCCTTCGCACTAATATCGGTGGGTGTCGGACTTGACATGAAGCGGGGCACGATTCAGGACGTTCGGCTGGCGATGGGTGGTGTGGCCCATAAACCCTGGCGACTGACAGCGGCTGAGGAGTTTCTCAAAGGGAAACCCGCCACGGAAGCCAACTTTAAACAGGCCGCTATGCTGGCCATGCAAGGTGCGAAAGGCTACGGCGAAAACGATTTCAAACTGACGCTGGCCCCTAACTCAATTGTTGACGCGTTGAAAGCCGCCACTAAAACCGCCTGA
- a CDS encoding (2Fe-2S)-binding protein produces MNDTEYLDSELGNSTSSRRIFLKQSSALAALAVTPPTAITAVNNGIQEKIATALEQMPLRLTINGNVQQLSIEPRVTLLDLLREQLNLTGTKKGCDHGQCGACTVHVDGARVNSCLTLAMTTEGCTVTTIEGLTVGDPATAPLHPMQEAFIKHDGFQCGYCTPGQIMSAVACIREGHANTPEEVREYMSGNICRCGAYANIVDAIMDVKKGGARV; encoded by the coding sequence ATGAATGATACGGAATATCTGGACAGCGAGTTAGGTAACTCAACGTCATCCCGACGGATTTTTTTAAAGCAATCCTCTGCGCTGGCAGCATTGGCTGTGACTCCTCCAACGGCTATTACCGCCGTTAACAATGGTATCCAGGAAAAAATAGCTACTGCCCTTGAGCAGATGCCGCTACGACTGACCATCAATGGGAACGTCCAGCAGCTCAGCATCGAACCCCGGGTTACACTACTCGACCTGCTCCGGGAACAACTCAACCTGACTGGCACCAAGAAAGGCTGTGACCACGGCCAATGCGGAGCCTGCACGGTCCATGTCGACGGGGCGCGGGTCAACTCATGTCTGACCCTGGCCATGACGACGGAAGGCTGCACGGTAACGACCATTGAAGGTCTGACGGTTGGCGACCCGGCTACGGCCCCTTTACACCCCATGCAGGAGGCCTTTATCAAACACGACGGTTTTCAATGTGGATACTGCACACCCGGCCAGATCATGTCGGCAGTGGCCTGTATTCGCGAAGGACACGCCAACACGCCGGAAGAGGTCCGCGAATACATGAGTGGTAACATCTGCCGCTGCGGAGCCTATGCCAATATTGTCGATGCGATTATGGATGTAAAAAAGGGAGGAGCCAGGGTATGA
- a CDS encoding SDR family oxidoreductase, giving the protein MENNINGKVIVITGASSGLGEAAARHLSGLGATVVLGARRTDRIEKLAKEILDQGGKALAMAMDVTQRDQVKKLVDLTVDRFGQVDVILNNAGVMPLSPMDRLNVAEWDTMIDVNIKGVLNGIAAVLPYMKAQQSGQIINTSSVAGHKVFTGSAVYSATKFAVRALTEGLRMEVKPYNIRTTIVCPGAVKTELLEHITEADILQANQEYVGEVGISPDSFARVVAFAISQPDDVDINEIIFRPTSQEL; this is encoded by the coding sequence ATGGAAAATAACATTAACGGGAAAGTGATTGTCATTACCGGCGCTAGCAGTGGTCTGGGCGAAGCGGCCGCCAGGCACTTGTCAGGGCTTGGGGCAACGGTTGTTCTGGGTGCCAGAAGAACGGATAGAATTGAAAAGCTAGCCAAAGAGATACTGGACCAGGGTGGAAAAGCGCTGGCGATGGCGATGGATGTAACCCAGCGGGATCAGGTCAAGAAGCTGGTCGATTTAACGGTTGACCGATTTGGGCAGGTAGACGTGATCCTGAATAATGCCGGTGTGATGCCCTTGTCGCCGATGGACCGCCTGAATGTGGCCGAGTGGGATACGATGATCGATGTGAACATCAAAGGGGTGCTTAATGGGATTGCGGCCGTACTTCCTTATATGAAAGCCCAGCAGTCAGGTCAGATTATAAACACCTCTTCGGTGGCGGGGCATAAAGTATTTACCGGCTCGGCGGTCTATTCGGCGACCAAATTTGCGGTACGTGCCTTGACGGAGGGCCTGCGAATGGAGGTAAAGCCTTACAATATCCGGACAACCATCGTTTGTCCAGGCGCGGTTAAAACCGAATTGCTGGAACACATAACCGAAGCAGACATCCTGCAAGCCAACCAAGAGTACGTAGGCGAAGTAGGAATTAGTCCGGACAGTTTTGCCCGGGTGGTTGCGTTTGCCATCAGCCAGCCAGATGATGTTGACATTAATGAGATTATCTTCCGGCCAACATCTCAGGAACTTTAA